One genomic region from Sphingobacterium sp. UGAL515B_05 encodes:
- a CDS encoding Hpt domain-containing protein, with protein MNHIDIELIRQNMFDNHELIKQFVSMYLIQTPVDLDKLRHAVAEGDLQKIGDTAHHIKPTMDYIGAFHLKEKFEELETNAKNEESLEGLQATFDIIDIEMKELLFELEQYEKTI; from the coding sequence ATGAACCATATCGACATTGAACTGATCCGCCAAAACATGTTTGACAACCACGAATTAATCAAACAATTTGTATCCATGTATCTTATCCAAACACCTGTGGATCTCGACAAGCTCCGACACGCGGTAGCTGAAGGTGATCTTCAAAAGATTGGTGATACAGCCCATCATATCAAACCGACAATGGACTATATCGGTGCCTTTCACTTAAAAGAAAAATTTGAGGAATTAGAGACCAATGCAAAAAATGAAGAGTCTCTCGAGGGCCTTCAGGCCACCTTCGATATTATAGATATCGAAATGAAAGAGCTCCTGTTTGAATTGGAACAATATGAAAAAACGATCTAA
- the pssA gene encoding CDP-diacylglycerol--serine O-phosphatidyltransferase, giving the protein MKKHIPNLLTCLNLFSGCIAVLMALQGNIQVVTICVFASGIFDFFDGMVARLLHVKSPIGKELDSLADMVSFGFLPGTIMFTLLTKVFPDGSLLPYLGFIITVFSALRLAKFNLDERQTSDFIGLNTPMNTFYVLSLPYIADKYPQLVLNPIVLIVSILLTSYLLVSEIRLFSMKFSSMDWKTNKFRFIFLIMTLILFVVGQFMALPIILVLYFLLSALHFNKKNDLV; this is encoded by the coding sequence ATGAAAAAACATATCCCAAATCTACTGACTTGCCTAAATTTATTTAGTGGCTGTATCGCTGTATTGATGGCATTGCAAGGCAATATTCAAGTGGTTACTATTTGTGTCTTTGCGTCCGGGATATTCGATTTTTTTGACGGAATGGTGGCGCGGCTTCTTCATGTTAAATCACCAATCGGAAAAGAGCTTGATTCGTTGGCCGATATGGTCAGTTTCGGTTTTTTACCCGGGACAATTATGTTTACTTTATTGACAAAGGTGTTTCCTGATGGCTCTCTGTTGCCTTATCTAGGGTTTATCATTACTGTTTTCTCGGCCTTACGTTTAGCAAAGTTTAACCTGGATGAGCGTCAAACTTCTGATTTCATTGGCTTGAATACGCCAATGAATACATTTTATGTACTTTCACTGCCTTATATTGCAGACAAGTACCCGCAATTGGTTTTAAATCCGATTGTATTAATCGTTAGTATTCTTCTAACCAGTTATCTATTGGTGAGTGAAATTAGGTTGTTTTCGATGAAATTTAGTTCGATGGACTGGAAAACGAATAAGTTTCGCTTTATATTTTTGATCATGACGTTGATCTTGTTTGTTGTTGGTCAATTTATGGCTTTACCGATTATTTTAGTTTTATATTTCCTATTATCGGCATTGCATTTCAATAAAAAAAACGATCTGGTTTAG
- the rho gene encoding transcription termination factor Rho: protein MDINELNAKLVSELREIAKLIGIADADKLRKQELIERISNTGGEEEAAPAPAEKAAKVEEDNQEHAERTRKRVRTVKTAEPVTVRKREVSEQEETPVATEDTPSADKGPQPEKATQTPKAENTSSSTDFDNVIVNEGVLEIMPDGYGFLRSSDYNYLTSPDDIYVSQSQIKLFGLKTGDTVRGSIRPPKEGEKYFPLVRVEAINGQNPAEVRDRVPFDYLTPLFPDERLNLDMGVGNYSTRIMDLFTPIGKGQRGLIVAQPKTGKTNLLKEVANAIAKNHPEVYLIILLIDERPEEVTDMARSVRAEVVSSTFDEPADRHVKIANIVLEKAKRMVECGHDVVILLDSITRLARAYNTVAPASGKILSGGVDANALHKPKRFFGAARNIENGGSLTILATALTDTGSKMDEVIFEEFKGTGNMELQLDRKLANKRIFPAIDITASSTRRDDLLTDKETLQRIWVLRNHLSDMNSTEAMEFLQGQLRGTKSNEEFLISMNG from the coding sequence ATGGATATTAACGAATTAAACGCTAAACTCGTATCGGAATTGCGCGAGATTGCTAAGTTGATCGGTATCGCAGATGCTGATAAATTGCGTAAACAAGAATTAATCGAAAGAATTAGCAATACTGGTGGGGAAGAGGAAGCAGCTCCAGCGCCAGCTGAAAAAGCAGCTAAAGTAGAGGAAGATAACCAGGAACATGCTGAACGTACACGTAAACGTGTGCGGACCGTAAAGACTGCGGAACCTGTCACGGTAAGAAAACGTGAAGTTTCTGAGCAAGAGGAAACCCCGGTTGCAACCGAAGACACACCATCAGCAGATAAAGGTCCCCAACCTGAAAAAGCAACACAAACTCCTAAAGCAGAAAACACTTCTTCAAGTACAGATTTCGATAATGTGATCGTTAATGAGGGTGTATTGGAGATCATGCCTGATGGTTACGGCTTCTTACGTTCATCAGATTATAACTATTTGACTTCTCCTGATGATATTTATGTATCACAATCTCAGATCAAATTATTTGGTTTGAAAACTGGTGATACGGTACGTGGTAGTATTCGTCCTCCTAAAGAGGGTGAAAAATACTTTCCTTTGGTAAGGGTTGAAGCTATCAATGGGCAAAATCCTGCTGAGGTACGGGATCGTGTGCCATTTGATTATTTGACACCATTATTCCCTGATGAGCGTTTAAATTTGGATATGGGTGTTGGAAACTATTCGACACGTATCATGGATTTATTCACGCCAATAGGTAAAGGTCAACGTGGGTTAATCGTTGCTCAACCGAAAACGGGTAAAACAAACTTGTTGAAAGAGGTTGCAAATGCTATTGCAAAGAATCACCCAGAAGTTTATTTGATTATCTTATTAATTGATGAGCGTCCTGAGGAGGTTACTGATATGGCGAGAAGTGTGCGCGCTGAAGTTGTTTCTTCAACATTTGATGAGCCGGCTGACCGCCACGTGAAAATCGCTAATATCGTGCTTGAGAAAGCGAAACGTATGGTAGAGTGTGGACATGATGTCGTTATTTTGTTAGACTCAATCACAAGATTGGCTCGTGCATATAACACAGTTGCGCCTGCGTCAGGTAAAATTTTGTCAGGTGGTGTGGACGCTAACGCTTTACATAAGCCGAAACGTTTCTTTGGTGCCGCACGGAATATCGAAAACGGTGGTTCATTGACAATTTTAGCAACAGCATTAACAGATACAGGTTCTAAAATGGATGAAGTTATCTTTGAAGAATTCAAAGGTACAGGTAATATGGAATTACAGTTGGATCGTAAGTTGGCGAACAAACGTATCTTCCCTGCGATCGATATCACAGCTTCCAGTACACGTCGCGATGATCTATTGACTGACAAAGAAACATTACAACGTATTTGGGTACTTCGTAATCACTTATCTGATATGAATTCTACAGAGGCCATGGAATTTTTACAAGGTCAATTGCGTGGAACTAAATCAAATGAAGAATTTTTGATCAGTATGAATGGGTAA
- a CDS encoding MFS transporter, whose translation MEQQQTKTNYPALYTLIIVFFFWGFIAAGNSVFIPFCKNYFHLDQFQSQLIDFAFYTAYYIGALLLFIFSSIGGKDLVGKWGYKKSIVYGLLFSALGAAAMIVAVEVNLYVGMLLGLFVVALGFSLQQTAANPFAVLLGDPKTGASRVNLGGGINSFGTTIGPLVIGFSLFGTFEPISDSEIANLPLNKVVYLYIGVGLLFLLAAALFNFSKKVPAGISDEPMEKANKALRTLIIMTVLLFGMFTPVFLSYKSDLALQVEQLHKQVSSLTDQVQIDQLKLHIKEVAKPLEMQRMLWLAGALVVVIGGLLFSNKSAQKNPEGWGAMKYPQLALGMLALFIYVGIEVAIGSNLGELLTLKEFGHLQSSQITPYVSMYWGSMMIGRWAGAITAFNLSKSTKNGLLIIVPLIAFSIIIGVNTLAGFEMSHLYYYVVCILLQIVAFYLSKEKPARTLIIFGLFGIIAMLIGLFSSGTIAIYAFLSGGLACSIMWSSIFSLSIVGLGKYTAQGSAFLVMMILGGGVLPPIQGKLADIIGIHNSYILPLIGFCYVVFFAIFVKGILTKQGINIDEIEAEGGH comes from the coding sequence ATGGAACAGCAACAAACTAAAACCAATTACCCCGCACTCTACACATTGATTATTGTGTTTTTCTTTTGGGGGTTCATTGCGGCAGGGAACAGTGTTTTTATACCGTTCTGCAAAAATTACTTTCATTTAGACCAGTTTCAATCCCAGTTAATAGACTTTGCTTTTTATACAGCCTATTATATTGGTGCATTGCTACTATTTATTTTCAGTTCAATCGGAGGAAAGGACCTGGTTGGAAAATGGGGATATAAAAAGAGTATCGTTTACGGTTTACTTTTCTCGGCCTTGGGTGCAGCAGCCATGATTGTTGCTGTCGAAGTAAACTTATATGTTGGTATGTTGTTGGGATTATTCGTTGTAGCCCTTGGTTTTTCATTACAACAGACTGCAGCAAATCCATTTGCCGTTTTATTGGGCGATCCGAAAACGGGTGCTTCCCGTGTGAACCTAGGTGGTGGTATCAACTCATTTGGTACAACAATAGGACCTCTTGTTATCGGATTTTCCTTATTCGGAACTTTTGAGCCTATTTCTGACTCCGAGATCGCTAACCTTCCTTTAAACAAGGTTGTTTATCTTTACATAGGTGTTGGTCTATTGTTCCTACTTGCTGCAGCATTATTTAATTTCAGTAAAAAAGTTCCTGCTGGCATTAGTGATGAACCAATGGAAAAGGCTAATAAAGCTTTACGTACATTGATCATTATGACCGTACTACTTTTTGGTATGTTCACACCGGTTTTTCTAAGCTATAAGAGCGATTTAGCCTTGCAGGTAGAGCAGTTACATAAACAGGTTTCAAGTTTAACGGATCAGGTTCAGATTGACCAACTCAAATTGCACATTAAAGAAGTGGCCAAACCACTCGAAATGCAACGTATGCTATGGTTGGCCGGAGCATTGGTGGTTGTGATCGGCGGTTTATTATTCTCCAATAAGAGTGCACAAAAAAATCCAGAAGGCTGGGGTGCAATGAAATATCCACAATTGGCTTTGGGTATGCTCGCCCTATTTATCTACGTCGGTATCGAAGTTGCTATCGGTAGTAACCTCGGGGAATTATTGACATTGAAGGAATTTGGTCATTTGCAATCATCGCAAATTACACCTTATGTATCTATGTATTGGGGGAGTATGATGATTGGTCGTTGGGCCGGTGCCATTACGGCCTTTAACTTGAGTAAATCGACTAAAAATGGATTATTGATTATCGTTCCTCTGATTGCATTCTCCATTATCATCGGAGTAAATACGCTTGCAGGATTTGAAATGTCACATCTCTATTATTACGTAGTATGTATTCTTCTTCAAATTGTAGCATTCTATCTAAGTAAAGAAAAACCTGCTCGTACATTGATTATTTTCGGATTATTTGGAATCATAGCGATGTTAATTGGCCTATTCTCATCGGGTACTATTGCAATCTACGCTTTCTTATCAGGCGGTCTTGCATGTTCAATTATGTGGTCCTCGATTTTCAGTTTATCGATTGTAGGTTTAGGTAAATATACCGCTCAAGGTTCGGCATTTCTTGTCATGATGATTCTTGGTGGTGGTGTTCTTCCTCCGATTCAAGGAAAATTAGCGGATATTATCGGCATCCATAACTCGTATATTCTACCATTAATCGGATTCTGTTATGTTGTTTTCTTTGCGATATTTGTTAAGGGAATATTAACAAAACAAGGAATCAATATTGACGAAATAGAGGCCGAAGGGGGCCATTAA